A single Acidimicrobiales bacterium DNA region contains:
- a CDS encoding malate dehydrogenase encodes MPNADVAPIQVTVTGAAGQIGYALLFRIASGQLLGPDQPVVLRLLEIEPAMGALEGVAMELEDCAFPLLSDIVITPDLKDAFDGTSWALLVGSVPRKAGMERRDLLNINGGIFRPQGRAVAEHAASDVRVLVVGNPCNTNCLIARSNGRDVPAERWFAMTRLDQNRATGLLAKRAGVPVSEVTRIGVWGNHSTTQYPDFANARIGGRPVPEVITDHDWLRGEFITTVQKRGAAVIQARGSSSAASAANAVVDSVVSIRRPTDPMDWVSLAVPSSGEYGVPEGLQFGYPVRSTGSGWEVVAGLEHDDLGRDHIRVTTEELLEERAEVAELLAP; translated from the coding sequence GTGCCCAACGCCGACGTCGCTCCCATCCAGGTCACCGTCACCGGCGCCGCCGGGCAGATCGGCTACGCCCTCCTGTTCCGGATCGCCTCGGGCCAGCTGCTCGGGCCCGACCAGCCTGTGGTGCTGCGCCTGCTGGAGATCGAGCCCGCCATGGGCGCGCTCGAGGGCGTGGCCATGGAGCTCGAGGACTGCGCCTTCCCGCTCCTGTCGGACATCGTGATCACCCCGGACCTGAAGGACGCCTTCGACGGCACGTCGTGGGCACTGCTGGTCGGGTCGGTGCCGCGCAAGGCGGGGATGGAGCGGCGCGATCTGCTGAACATCAACGGTGGCATCTTCCGCCCGCAAGGCCGGGCCGTCGCCGAGCACGCGGCGAGCGATGTGCGAGTGCTCGTCGTGGGCAACCCGTGCAACACGAACTGCCTGATCGCCCGGAGCAACGGACGCGACGTCCCCGCCGAGCGCTGGTTCGCCATGACCCGCCTCGACCAGAACCGCGCCACTGGCCTCCTCGCCAAGCGGGCCGGGGTGCCCGTCTCCGAGGTCACGAGGATCGGGGTCTGGGGGAACCACTCGACCACCCAGTATCCGGACTTCGCCAATGCCCGGATCGGGGGTCGGCCGGTGCCGGAGGTGATCACCGACCACGACTGGCTCCGTGGCGAGTTCATCACCACGGTCCAGAAGCGTGGAGCAGCCGTCATCCAGGCGCGCGGCTCTTCGTCAGCGGCCTCGGCGGCCAACGCCGTCGTCGACTCCGTGGTGAGCATCCGCAGGCCGACGGACCCGATGGACTGGGTGTCGCTGGCGGTCCCGAGCTCGGGCGAGTACGGCGTCCCCGAGGGTCTCCAGTTCGGTTACCCGGTGCGGTCGACCGGCTCCGGCTGGGAGGTCGTGGCCGGCCTCGAGCACGATGACCTGGGCCGCGACCACATCAGGGTGACGACCGAGGAGCTCCTCGAGGAGCGGGCCGAGGTGGCCGAGCTGCTCGCCCCTTAG